In a single window of the Elaeis guineensis isolate ETL-2024a chromosome 4, EG11, whole genome shotgun sequence genome:
- the LOC105036264 gene encoding receptor-like protein EIX1, with the protein MDLKRTQLLLLFFAFLCARVRKLNGDSIPRCIPIERNALLGFKEGLKDPSNRLSSWVGDDCCTWKGVACDNQTGHAVKLDLRNPHQLSYFYYFPNTWCLGGELRPSLLGLKYLNYLDLSMNNFGGIRIPEFMGSFRQLKYLNLSYANLGGPVPHQLGNLSSLQYLDLSHYYYYYYYYYGNIDNNPSGFLIIDNAIWISRLSPLRYLNMTEVQFREGAHWLQALNMLPSIVEVRLSDCGINTIPPSLPHVNFTSLSVLDLSWNSINSTIPGWLFNIRSLEYLDLHDNFINSTIPGWLFNISSLEYLDLSYNFFRGIIPPAIKNLSSLKALYLFGNRFLEGKIPVEFGELCKLQYLGLSYINISKNLHELDKVFTGCIKNSLETLCIRNTQLGDYLPDWLGDFKKLKHLDLCGNSISGPIPESLGRLSALQKLYLVDNKLNGTFPKSLGRLAELVELSLGGNFLKGVMSEEQFANFTKLKYLDLSQNQLILNLTSDWIPPFQLQELYIGFCKLGPRFPAWLRMQKTLPI; encoded by the coding sequence ATGGATCTAAAAAGAACCCAACTTCTACTTTTGTTCTTTGCTTTCCTGTGTGCTCGAGTGAGAAAACTCAACGGAGATTCAATCCCGAGATGCATACCCATCGAAAGGAATGCTCTTCTTGGGTTCAAAGAAGGCCTCAAAGATCCCTCCAACAGGCTATCTTCTTGGGTGGGCGACGACTGCTGCACATGGAAAGGTGTGGCTTGTGACAACCAAACGGGCCATGCTGTCAAGCTAGACCTCCGCAACCCACACCAATTGTCATACTTCTACTATTTTCCAAACACGTGGTGCTTGGGAGGTGAGTTGAGGCCTTCCTTACTTGGTCTGAAATACCTGAATTATCTTGATCTGAGCATGAACAACTTTGGAGGAATTCGTATCCCAGAATTCATGGGCTCATTCCGTCAGCTCAAATATCTTAACCTCTCCTATGCTAATTTGGGCGGACCGGTTCCACACCAGCTTGGAAATCTATCAAGTCTCCAATATCTCGATCTcagtcattattattattattattattattattatggcaATATTGATAACAATCCATCTGGATTTCTCATCATTGATAATGCCATATGGATTTCTCGACTTTCTCCTCTGCGATATCTCAATATGACGGAAGTGCAATTCAGAGAAGGTGCTCATTGGCTGCAAGCACTAAACATGCTCCCTTCTATTGTGGAGGTACGCTTATCTGATTGTGGCATCAACACCATTCCGCCCTCTCTTCCACATGTGAATTTTACTTCACTTTCTGTTCTTGATCTTTCTTGGAATTCTATTAATTCAACGATACCTGGTTGGTTGTTCAACATAAGAAGCCTCGAGTACCTCGATCTCcatgataattttattaattcgACGATACCTGGTTGGTTGTTCAACATCAGCAGCCTCGAGTACCTTGATCTTAGCTATAATTTCTTTCGGGGCATCATTCCGCCTGCAATTAAGAATCTATCTTCGCTCAAGGCCCTTTATCTATTTGGTAATCGGTTTCTTGAAGGCAAAATTCCGGTTGAATTTGGGGAGCTGTGTAAGCTGCAGTATTTGGGATTGTCATACATTAATATCAGCAAAAATTTGCATGAACTTGATAAAGTATTTACTGGATGCATCAAAAATAGTTTAGAAACTCTGTGCATAAGGAACACCCAGCTTGGCGATTATTTGCCGGATTGGTTGGGAGACTTCAAAAAGCTCAAACATCTCGATTTGTGTGGCAACTCAATTTCTGGTCCTATTCCTGAATCACTTGGAAGGTTGTCAGCACTTCAAAAATTATATCTTGTCGACAATAAGTTGAATGGAACTTTTCCAAAAAGTCTTGGAAGACTTGCAGAGTTAGTTGAGTTATCTCTCGGAGGGAACTTTTTGAAGGGTGTCATGTCTGAAGAGCAGTTTGCCAATTTCACCAAACTGAAATATCTAGATTTATCACAAAATCAGTTAATTCTGAATCTGACGTCTGATTGGATTCCCCCTTTTCAGCTTCAGGAATTATATATTGGTTTTTGCAAGTTGGGACCACGATTCCCAGCATGGCTTCGGATGCAAAAAACATTACCGATCTAG